Proteins encoded within one genomic window of Trichomycterus rosablanca isolate fTriRos1 chromosome 7, fTriRos1.hap1, whole genome shotgun sequence:
- the selenok gene encoding selenoprotein K: MVYVSNGRVLDSRTQSPWRLPFLTDLFWGVVEFIGLFFQTLVQPDLSKNGNSCATSRFSDGRGPPGFPGRRRMGRINHGGGPSPPPMGGGUGR; the protein is encoded by the exons ATGGTGTACGTGTCCAACG GGCGAGTCCTCGACAGCAGAACCCAATCACCATGGAGGTTGCCTTTTCTTACTGACTTATTTTGGGGTGTTGTGGAGTTCATCGGCTTGTT CTTTCAGACCCTCGTCCAGCCTGATTTGTCGAAAAATGGAAACTCTTGCGCGACTTCACGCTTCAGCGATGGCAGAGG TCCTCCAGGTTTTCCTGGGCGCAGACGTATGGGCAGAATAAATCACGGTGGAGGCCCCAGTCCTCCTCCTATGGGTGGTGGATGAGGAAGGTGA
- the actr8 gene encoding actin-related protein 8, with protein sequence MTQAEREQENEKEKEKEREKEKEKEQRGVKRPIVPPAIPDPLQEQIQINLVIVISPGSQTLRIGRATDTLPVSLPHVIARRHKQPSQARYDDPWLTREGLNRPESGEQRQNGLKMVDQAIWSKKMSNGARRTPVSAEQARLYNRQVRPAVLDPNSRIKWTNTSHQPDYFVGDEALHVNPSDCYSLHWPICHGQLNVHSGPGGSLTAVLADLESIWSHAIQKHLEVPLKDLKYYRCILLIPDIYNRQHVKEMVNMLLMKMNFSAIIIHQESVCAAFGSGLSSACVVDVGDQKTSVCCVEDGVSHRNSRLCLAYGGSDVTRCFLWLMQRAGFPYRECQLTNRLDCMLLQQLKETFCHLDQDICGLQDHEFRTRFPESPVLIYQFRLGDEKLQAPMALFYPAAFGIVGQKMTALQHRSQGDSQDPHDEHYLLSTQSKQDQSSKSMERKGLSKPTGFDGESSSVGGDQTERGNHSQDMDLAHSQGESLTVAADPEDMPSVLLSRKSAMTQFEGKALGLDKAILHSIDSCASDETKRKMYSSVLVVGGGLMFHGAQEFLQHRILNKMPPSFRRMVENVEVITRPKDMDPRLTAWKGGAVLACLDTTQELWIHQREWQRFGIRMFRERAAFVW encoded by the exons ATGACCCAAGCTGAGAGAGaacaagaaaatgaaaaagaaaaagagaaagagcgagaaaaggagaaagaaaaagaacagcGAGGAGTTAAAAGACCAATAGTTCCTCCTGCTATCCCAGATCCTTTACAAGAG CAAATTCAGATCAACTTGGTTATTGTCATCAGCCCTGGATCACAAACCCTTCGCATAGGCCGAGCTACAGATACCCTTCCTGTTAGTCTTCCACATGTCATTGCTCGTAGACATAAACAGCCCAGTCAAGCTCGCTACGATGATCCTTGGCTTACACGTGAAGGACTGAAT AGACCAGAGAGTGGTGAGCAGCGACAGAATGGTCTTAAGATGGTAGACCAGGCCATCTGGTCCAAGAAGATGTCTAATGGGGCTAGAAGAACTCCAGTGTCTGCTGAACAG GCTAGATTGTACAACAGACAGGTTCGTCCAGCTGTTTTGGACCCTAACTCAAGGATAAAATGGACTAATACCAGTCACCAGCCAGATTACTTCGTTGGAGATGAG GCATTACACGTGAACCCCTCAGACTGCTACAGCCTCCACTGGCCTATCTGCCATGGTCAGCTGAATGTCCACAGTGGGCCTGGAGGCTCTCTGACTGCTGTCCTAGCAGACCTGGAGAGCATCTGGTCACATGCCATTCAGAAACATTTAGAAGTCCCTCTCAAAGACCTGAAG TATTACAGATGCATACTGTTGATTCCAGACATCTACAATAGACAGCATGTGAAAGAGATGGTCAATATGCTCCTCATGAAGATGAACTTCTCAG caaTCATAATACACCAGGAGTCAGTGTGTGCCGCATTTGGCAGTGGACTGAGCAGTGCGTGTGTGGTAGATGTGGGCGATCAGAAGACCAGCGTGTGTTGTGTGGAAGATGGCGTGTCGCATCGAAACTCAAG ACTTTGTCTTGCATATGGAGGCTCAGACGTGACGCGGTGTTTCTTATGGTTGATGCAGCGGGCAGGTTTTCCTTACCGAGAGTGCCAGCTTACGAACCGTCTAGACTGCATGTTACTGCAGCAACTTAAGGAGACTTTTTGTCACCTTGATCAG GACATCTGTGGATTGCAAGACCATGAGTTTCGTACCCGCTTCCCAGAGTCCCCAGTGCTGATCTATCAGTTTCGCCTGGGTGATGAGAAACTGCAG GCTCCCATGGCTCTGTTCTATCCAGCTGCATTCGGAATTGTAGGACAAAAGATGACTGCTCTGCAGCATCGCTCTCAGGGAGATTCGCAGGATCCACATGATGAACATTACCTACTAAGTACTCAGAGCAAACAAGACCAG TCCTCCAAATCCATGGAAAGGAAAGGTCTCTCTAAACCCACTGGGTTTGACGGTGAATCCAGCAGCGTAGGGGGTGATCAGACAGAAAGAGGAAACCACAGCCAGGACATGGACCTTGCTCATTCTCAGGGAGAGTCTTTGACAGTTGCCGCTGATCCAGAAGACATGCCCTCTGTCCTACTCTCCAGGAAGTCAGCTATGACACAGTTTGAAGGCAAAGCACTTGGACTGGATAAAGCTATTCTACACAGCATTGACTCTTGTG CATCAGACGAGACAAAAAGGAAGATGTACAGCTCTGTGCTGGTGGTGGGTGGTGGTCTCATGTTTCATGGAGCACAGGAGTTCCTTCAGCATCGCATTCTCAATAAGATGCCTCCATCTTTTCGGCGTATGGTGGAGAACGTCGAGGTCATCACGCGACCAAAG GACATGGACCCTCGCCTGACAGCTTGGAAAGGAGGTGCGGTGTTGGCGTGTCTGGacaccactcaggaactgtggaTCCACCAGAGAGAATGGCAGCGATTCGGCATCCGCATGTTTCGAGAAAGAGCAGCTTTTGTCTGGTGA